The proteins below come from a single Halobacteriovorax sp. GB3 genomic window:
- a CDS encoding zinc-ribbon domain-containing protein, translated as MNKKSFAETFPELIKEWHPTKNGDLTPYDVTPYSDKVIWWTCPKGEDHIWKAAVKTRSKGHGCGVCSGRVVIKSNCLASLNPKLAKEWHPIKNGELTPKDVIPGSYKKVWWKCPKGDDHVWESRVEDRNKGNGCPICSNRKVVKSNCLATTNPKLAKEWHKTKNKELTAKDVTAQSSKRVWWKCPKGDDHVWEAKIIARNKGIGCPICSGHKVVKSNSLKYLNPKLAKQWHPTKNEDLKPTDVTPNSGKKVWWKCPKGEDHEWQAYVAARNKGSGCPICANQKAVRSNSLGTVNLELAKQWHPTKNGSLTPFDVLPSANKLIWWKCPEGDDHVWRAKLNNRVNGKGCPICSGHKVVESNSLATLYPDVAKQWHPTKNGRLTPKDVPGGTAKKVWWKCPKGDDHEWQATILHRTRGTGCPKCNPAYSIPELRIFCELKSLFNDVHHRAIVSGYEVDIYIPTIKFGIEYDGVYWHADKHDKDVQKNKNLANEIFLLRVREEGLPLLSKSDIQAKKREISLEIVKSILKVIKAKVKNISPKLEIKISNYMNESDWVASDLFNELYTKRKHVAFEKSLSFLFPDIARDWHPTKNDLLLPEYFTPGSGKVVWWRGKCKHIWQDSINHRTSGRCCPKCRYKRTSETWKKKNAKKNSPQLELNLK; from the coding sequence GTGAATAAGAAAAGTTTTGCTGAAACATTTCCCGAATTAATTAAAGAATGGCATCCAACAAAGAATGGAGACCTTACGCCTTATGATGTAACACCATACTCCGATAAAGTGATTTGGTGGACTTGTCCTAAAGGGGAGGATCACATTTGGAAGGCCGCTGTAAAGACAAGAAGTAAAGGTCATGGATGTGGGGTTTGTTCAGGTAGAGTTGTTATTAAGTCTAATTGTTTGGCTTCGCTAAATCCCAAATTAGCTAAAGAATGGCATCCAATCAAAAATGGAGAGTTAACCCCAAAAGATGTTATCCCAGGTTCATACAAGAAAGTATGGTGGAAGTGCCCTAAGGGAGATGATCACGTTTGGGAATCTAGAGTTGAGGATAGAAATAAAGGTAATGGATGTCCAATCTGTTCAAATCGTAAAGTCGTTAAATCAAATTGTTTGGCAACTACAAATCCAAAGTTAGCAAAAGAATGGCATAAAACTAAGAATAAAGAATTAACCGCAAAAGATGTAACGGCTCAATCTAGTAAAAGAGTTTGGTGGAAATGTCCAAAGGGAGATGATCATGTTTGGGAAGCAAAGATTATTGCGAGGAATAAGGGGATAGGTTGTCCTATTTGTTCTGGTCATAAAGTAGTAAAGTCTAATAGTTTAAAGTATCTAAATCCAAAACTAGCTAAACAGTGGCACCCAACCAAAAATGAAGACTTAAAACCAACTGATGTTACACCGAACTCTGGTAAAAAGGTTTGGTGGAAATGTCCCAAAGGTGAGGATCATGAATGGCAAGCATACGTTGCCGCTAGAAATAAAGGAAGTGGCTGTCCAATATGTGCAAACCAAAAAGCTGTAAGGTCTAATTCTTTAGGTACTGTTAATCTAGAATTGGCAAAACAGTGGCATCCAACGAAAAATGGAAGTCTAACTCCATTTGATGTTCTTCCTAGTGCTAATAAGCTAATTTGGTGGAAGTGCCCTGAGGGAGATGATCATGTTTGGAGAGCAAAGCTTAATAATAGGGTTAATGGAAAGGGATGTCCTATTTGTTCAGGTCACAAGGTTGTTGAGTCAAACAGCTTGGCGACATTATACCCTGATGTTGCAAAACAATGGCATCCAACAAAGAACGGTAGGTTAACCCCTAAAGATGTTCCAGGTGGTACAGCTAAAAAAGTATGGTGGAAATGTCCAAAGGGAGATGACCATGAATGGCAGGCAACAATCTTACATCGGACTAGAGGAACAGGTTGTCCAAAGTGCAATCCTGCTTATTCAATCCCTGAACTAAGAATCTTTTGTGAATTGAAATCTCTATTCAATGATGTTCACCATAGAGCAATAGTATCAGGCTATGAAGTAGATATTTACATTCCAACGATAAAGTTCGGAATTGAATACGATGGAGTTTATTGGCATGCTGATAAACACGATAAAGATGTTCAGAAGAATAAGAATTTAGCTAATGAGATATTCCTTTTAAGAGTGAGAGAGGAAGGCCTACCTCTTTTGTCTAAGTCAGATATCCAGGCAAAGAAAAGAGAAATTAGCTTAGAGATTGTTAAAAGCATCTTGAAGGTGATTAAGGCTAAAGTTAAAAACATATCACCTAAATTAGAAATCAAAATCAGTAACTACATGAACGAGAGTGATTGGGTTGCAAGTGATCTTTTTAACGAGCTTTATACCAAGCGTAAGCATGTTGCATTTGAGAAGTCTTTATCATTTCTGTTTCCAGATATTGCAAGAGATTGGCATCCTACAAAAAATGATTTACTGCTACCTGAATATTTTACGCCAGGTTCTGGAAAAGTTGTTTGGTGGAGAGGAAAGTGCAAGCATATTTGGCAGGACTCAATTAATCATCGAACAAGTGGTAGATGCTGTCCTAAATGTAGATATAAGAGGACTAGTGAAACTTGGAAAAAGAAGAATGCAAAGAAAAACAGTCCTCAATTAGAATTAAATTTGAAATAA